One window of the Gammaproteobacteria bacterium genome contains the following:
- a CDS encoding ChaN family lipoprotein, producing the protein MPSLPSLRYTLSFFLTLSLPLTSFGADTCVPVARWVTPGNERATPLDSPDLMTRLAQRRVVLLGEVHDSFEHHRWQLQTLAALYARRPDMVLGFEMFPRRAQDVLDRWVEGKLSEAEFLKQSEWHKVWNYDPSLYMPLFHFARMNRIPMLALNVDRGLTTKVRELGWDAVPESGRQGVSKPAPAQPAYLEELLGVYQKHRRPDTGHGDTPRDAKPVALDDPDFLRFVQGQQVWDRAMAEAIAQAVKKTDSALVIGIMGAGHVMHRYGVPYQLEDLGVADSAVLLAWDQERDCKDLKPGIADAVFGIAAPAETIKTGKPRLGIILDGAEGKVRVSKVMEGGVGDDAGIIAGDVLIEMAGVKIKAATDVSAIVQSQAPGTWLPITLSREGHEFDIVAKFPASP; encoded by the coding sequence ATGCCCTCATTGCCATCGTTGCGTTACACCCTGTCATTTTTCCTGACTCTGAGCCTGCCTTTGACGAGCTTCGGCGCTGACACGTGTGTCCCCGTCGCGCGCTGGGTGACTCCCGGAAATGAGCGGGCCACTCCATTGGACAGTCCGGATTTGATGACGCGCCTTGCGCAACGGCGGGTAGTATTACTGGGTGAGGTGCATGACAGCTTTGAACACCACCGTTGGCAATTGCAAACCCTCGCTGCACTTTATGCCAGACGGCCGGACATGGTGTTGGGCTTTGAGATGTTCCCGCGCCGCGCGCAAGACGTGCTTGACCGCTGGGTGGAGGGGAAGCTTAGTGAGGCCGAGTTCCTGAAGCAAAGCGAGTGGCATAAGGTGTGGAATTATGATCCGTCGCTCTATATGCCGTTGTTTCACTTCGCGCGCATGAACCGGATTCCCATGCTGGCGCTCAACGTGGATCGGGGTCTGACCACGAAGGTGCGCGAACTAGGCTGGGACGCGGTGCCGGAAAGTGGACGCCAAGGGGTGTCCAAGCCCGCCCCTGCGCAGCCGGCCTATCTCGAAGAACTATTAGGGGTCTATCAAAAGCACCGCCGGCCTGATACAGGGCATGGGGACACACCCAGGGATGCTAAACCGGTCGCGCTCGATGACCCCGATTTCCTGCGCTTTGTGCAGGGCCAGCAGGTGTGGGATAGGGCCATGGCGGAGGCGATCGCTCAAGCCGTGAAGAAAACGGATAGTGCACTCGTCATCGGCATCATGGGCGCGGGCCACGTCATGCACCGCTACGGCGTGCCCTATCAACTGGAAGACCTCGGCGTGGCCGACAGCGCCGTGCTGCTGGCCTGGGATCAGGAACGTGACTGTAAGGATCTGAAACCGGGCATCGCCGACGCCGTGTTCGGTATAGCGGCCCCTGCCGAGACTATCAAAACCGGCAAGCCGCGCCTGGGAATTATCCTGGATGGCGCTGAAGGAAAGGTGCGCGTGTCCAAGGTGATGGAAGGTGGCGTGGGCGACGACGCCGGCATCATTGCCGGTGACGTGCTCATCGAGATGGCGGGCGTCAAGATCAAAGCGGCGACCGACGTCAGCGCCATCGTGCAGAGCCAGGCGCCGGGAACCTGGCTGCCCATCACACTGAGCCGCGAGGGGCATGAGTTTGACATCGTCGCTAAATTCCCCGCATCGCCGTAG
- a CDS encoding M1 family peptidase: MNSALLVILCLISLSACAIQEGIQGGDPRITGLHHDLKVRLEPASQQLAAEDVVTLNAQGTISFALGGQFTVTRLSLDGKDLPVKPSEESKGISTWRLELDGPASHHTLWLSYHGQLQPLDTRLDHREVLGFIPAMADTQGSYLPASGYQPSWYPRFDTDAFTYSVSLDLPAEQRGLVPGRLVKEDLQQGRYQARFEFKQPAEGIDLLAGPYQIKEIMHDGLRLRTYFHPEIAALADDYLNSISAYLDRYKKTIGPYPFSEFSIVSSPLPTGFGMPTLTYLGISVLRLPFIRTTSLGHEILHNWWGNGVYIDLIHGNWAEGLTTFMADYAYKEQEGPDDARAMRLQWLRDFAAIPPGQDQPLSRFAFRSHNTSEIVGYHKSAYIFLMLRDRIGKPAFDRALRNFWKEKQFQTASWKDLQRAFETSSGENLDIFFEQWIVRAGAPQLNAVYLKAEPKPGGAYLASFTLTQSAPAYALRVPVTLKTQTGTVERLVELNETEQPYTLELDAQPLTLSIDPDLRLFRRITDAEMPPLLRQVMTDPATITVVAGRDAALHKTAAELAGKLLDNTPRITDDSTALPSGQLLVIGTHDETAAFLQKHHLPAVPQQLAGDVQGRATAKGSTNVAGGRTPGATKGSARVWAARQKNGKIVVVVSAANTEALQALIRPLPHYGKESYLVFENSKVIERGVWPAEGKVWNFPAADK, from the coding sequence ATGAATTCGGCCCTTCTGGTTATTCTTTGCTTAATCAGCCTCTCGGCCTGTGCCATACAGGAAGGTATCCAGGGCGGCGATCCACGGATCACCGGGCTGCATCACGACCTCAAGGTGCGTCTCGAACCGGCCAGCCAACAGCTTGCGGCGGAGGATGTGGTCACCCTTAACGCACAAGGCACGATCAGCTTTGCGTTGGGTGGGCAGTTCACGGTTACACGGCTGAGCTTGGATGGCAAGGACCTGCCGGTAAAGCCGAGTGAAGAATCCAAGGGCATATCCACCTGGCGGCTTGAACTTGATGGCCCTGCCTCCCATCACACCCTCTGGCTCAGTTACCACGGCCAATTGCAGCCCCTCGACACCCGCCTCGATCACCGCGAGGTGCTGGGTTTCATCCCCGCCATGGCGGATACTCAGGGCAGCTATCTCCCCGCCTCCGGCTATCAGCCTTCGTGGTATCCCCGCTTTGACACCGATGCGTTTACCTATAGCGTGTCCCTCGATCTCCCCGCCGAACAGCGCGGTCTGGTCCCCGGCCGGCTCGTCAAGGAAGACCTTCAGCAGGGGCGATACCAGGCCCGATTTGAATTCAAACAACCGGCGGAAGGAATAGATCTGCTGGCCGGCCCCTACCAGATCAAGGAGATCATGCACGACGGCCTGCGCCTGCGCACCTACTTCCATCCTGAAATCGCAGCGCTAGCGGACGATTATCTTAACTCGATCAGCGCGTACCTCGATCGCTATAAAAAAACGATAGGCCCTTACCCGTTTAGCGAATTCAGCATCGTCTCCAGCCCCTTGCCCACCGGTTTCGGTATGCCCACGCTCACCTATCTCGGTATCAGCGTCTTGCGTCTGCCCTTCATCCGCACCACCTCGCTCGGCCACGAGATTTTGCACAACTGGTGGGGCAACGGCGTGTACATTGATCTCATTCACGGCAACTGGGCCGAGGGTCTCACCACCTTCATGGCCGACTACGCTTACAAGGAACAGGAAGGCCCCGATGACGCACGCGCGATGCGGCTCCAGTGGCTGCGCGACTTCGCCGCGATCCCGCCGGGGCAGGATCAACCCTTGAGCCGATTCGCATTCCGCAGCCACAACACCTCGGAGATCGTCGGCTATCACAAATCGGCGTATATTTTTTTGATGCTGCGCGACCGGATAGGCAAGCCGGCCTTCGACCGGGCGCTGCGCAATTTCTGGAAGGAAAAACAGTTTCAAACCGCGAGCTGGAAAGATTTGCAGCGGGCCTTCGAGACGAGTTCGGGGGAAAATCTGGATATTTTTTTTGAACAGTGGATCGTCCGCGCGGGCGCCCCGCAACTGAACGCCGTTTATCTCAAGGCCGAACCCAAACCGGGTGGCGCCTACCTCGCCTCTTTTACCTTAACCCAATCCGCACCGGCCTACGCGCTACGAGTACCCGTCACCCTCAAGACTCAGACCGGCACTGTCGAACGCTTGGTGGAGCTAAACGAAACCGAACAGCCTTATACCCTGGAGCTGGACGCCCAACCGCTGACACTCAGCATAGATCCCGACCTTAGACTGTTCCGGCGCATCACCGACGCCGAGATGCCGCCGCTGCTGCGTCAGGTGATGACCGATCCTGCGACAATCACAGTGGTGGCCGGACGTGATGCCGCGCTACACAAAACCGCGGCAGAGCTGGCGGGAAAATTACTCGATAACACCCCTCGCATTACGGATGACAGTACCGCTCTGCCCTCAGGTCAGCTGCTGGTGATTGGAACACATGACGAGACCGCCGCCTTCCTGCAAAAACATCATCTGCCCGCCGTTCCGCAACAGCTTGCCGGTGACGTACAGGGAAGAGCGACAGCGAAGGGTTCTACTAATGTCGCGGGAGGCAGGACGCCGGGAGCGACCAAAGGCAGCGCCCGCGTTTGGGCCGCCAGGCAGAAGAACGGCAAGATCGTCGTGGTAGTCTCCGCGGCGAACACCGAGGCGCTGCAGGCGCTCATCCGCCCGCTTCCGCATTACGGGAAGGAGAGTTATCTCGTGTTTGAGAATAGCAAGGTGATTGAGCGCGGCGTGTGGCCCGCGGAGGGGAAGGTCTGGAATTTCCCGGCGGCCGATAAATAA